One region of Flavobacterium sp. GSB-24 genomic DNA includes:
- the cysD gene encoding sulfate adenylyltransferase subunit CysD codes for MSSVLKTNALESEAIYIFREVISQFDKPVLLFSGGKDSITLVRLAQKAFFPAKIPFPLLHVDTGHNFPETIAFRDKLVEELGLELIVRNVQDAIDEGKVVEETGKYSSRNSLQTTTLLDAIEEFKFDACIGGARRDEEKARAKERIFSVRDDFGQWDEKNQRPELFDILNGKIENGQNVRVFPISNWTELDVWSYIEKEQIEIPSIYFSHKRKVFLRDGLIWSHSPFVYQEEDEQIEERIVRFRTVGDMSCTAAVESYAATIEEVVGEIRSSTISERGARIDDKRSEAAMEKRKQQGYF; via the coding sequence ATGAGTTCAGTATTAAAAACAAACGCTTTAGAGAGTGAAGCAATATACATTTTCAGAGAAGTAATTTCACAGTTTGACAAACCGGTTTTGCTTTTCTCAGGAGGAAAAGATTCTATCACATTGGTGCGTTTAGCGCAAAAAGCATTTTTTCCTGCAAAGATTCCGTTTCCTCTATTGCACGTAGATACGGGACACAATTTTCCTGAGACAATTGCTTTCAGAGATAAATTGGTTGAAGAATTAGGTTTAGAGTTGATCGTTCGTAATGTTCAGGATGCTATTGATGAAGGAAAAGTGGTTGAGGAAACTGGGAAATATTCAAGCCGTAACAGCTTACAGACTACAACACTTTTAGATGCAATTGAAGAATTTAAGTTTGATGCTTGTATTGGTGGAGCTCGCCGTGATGAAGAAAAAGCAAGAGCTAAAGAACGTATTTTTTCTGTTCGTGATGATTTCGGACAATGGGACGAAAAAAATCAAAGACCTGAGTTGTTTGATATTTTAAATGGAAAAATCGAAAATGGACAAAATGTTCGTGTTTTCCCAATTTCAAACTGGACAGAATTAGATGTTTGGAGTTATATCGAAAAAGAACAAATCGAGATTCCATCAATCTATTTTTCACATAAAAGAAAAGTTTTTTTGAGAGACGGTTTAATCTGGTCGCATTCTCCTTTTGTGTATCAGGAAGAAGACGAACAAATCGAAGAACGAATTGTTCGTTTCAGAACCGTTGGAGATATGAGTTGTACAGCTGCTGTTGAATCTTATGCAGCAACAATCGAAGAAGTTGTGGGAGAAATCAGATCATCAACGATTTCTGAAAGAGGAGCTAGAATCGATGATAAACGTTCTGAAGCTGCAATGGAAAAGAGAAAACAACAAGGATACTTTTAA
- a CDS encoding HEPN domain-containing protein: protein MESFRTEIENPIVQREIIELEKKIHLFRGGKIDDERFRSLRLARGIYGQRQEGVQMIRIKLPYGKVTSEQLVRITQVSDEYSTGRLHITTRQDIQIHYVSLDRTPELWADLAKDDITLREACGNTVRNITGSELAGVDVNEPFDVSPYAHGLFQYLLRNPICQEMGRKFKISFSSSDEDTALSYLHDLGFIPKIKDGQKGFKIMFGGGLGSQPAHAELLSEFVPVNEIIPTAEGIIRIFDRYGERAKRMKARMKFLIKEIGKDVFLDLVEKEKKAIAFETYEIDTTAFEGPIPEPLLEVPQVTIEDTAAYEAWKKSNVIKQKQEGYYAIGIKVLLGDFYTDKARLLATLIKNYAANELRFSLRQNIVIRHVKEENLPFFYQELAKLDFVHLGYNSTGDITACPGTDTCNLGIASSTGIAEELERVLTAEYPQYLNNREIEIKISGCMNACGQHNMSAIGFQGMSINSGKLVAPALQVLLGGGRLGNGSGRFADKVIKIPSRRGPDALRTILNDYDANANGEKFLNYYDAKGEKYFYEILKPFADVTNLTEADFVDWGNADNYVKAVGVGECAGVVIDLVATLLFEAKEKLILAQESFDEKKWSDAIYHAYAGFVNGAKALLLSENEKTNNHAGIVDLFDTVFIEKNKIELNSTFKDLVYQINKNEPSEAFAKDYIAQAVVFFDKIETFRAQELANA, encoded by the coding sequence ATGGAAAGTTTTAGAACAGAAATAGAAAATCCGATAGTTCAAAGAGAGATTATCGAATTAGAAAAAAAGATTCATTTATTCCGTGGAGGAAAAATTGATGATGAGCGTTTTCGTAGTCTTCGTTTAGCGCGCGGAATCTACGGACAGCGTCAGGAAGGCGTTCAGATGATTCGTATCAAATTGCCGTACGGTAAAGTTACCAGCGAACAATTAGTGCGTATTACTCAGGTTTCTGATGAATATTCTACTGGACGTTTACACATTACAACGCGTCAGGATATCCAAATTCACTACGTGAGTTTAGACAGAACACCAGAGCTTTGGGCAGATTTGGCTAAAGATGATATTACACTTCGTGAAGCTTGTGGAAACACCGTTAGAAATATTACAGGAAGTGAATTGGCTGGTGTAGATGTAAATGAACCATTTGATGTTTCGCCTTATGCACACGGACTTTTTCAATATCTGTTAAGAAACCCAATTTGTCAGGAAATGGGACGTAAATTCAAGATTTCGTTCTCTTCTTCAGACGAAGATACGGCTTTGAGTTATTTACACGATTTAGGATTTATTCCGAAAATTAAAGACGGACAAAAAGGTTTTAAAATCATGTTTGGTGGAGGTTTAGGATCTCAGCCAGCGCATGCTGAATTGCTTTCGGAGTTTGTTCCAGTAAATGAAATCATTCCAACAGCAGAAGGAATCATTCGTATTTTCGACAGATACGGAGAACGTGCCAAAAGAATGAAAGCACGTATGAAATTTTTAATCAAAGAAATAGGAAAAGATGTTTTTCTTGATTTAGTTGAAAAAGAGAAAAAAGCGATCGCTTTTGAAACATACGAAATTGATACGACTGCTTTTGAAGGTCCAATTCCAGAACCATTATTAGAAGTTCCGCAAGTTACAATCGAAGATACTGCAGCTTATGAAGCATGGAAAAAATCGAATGTAATTAAGCAGAAACAAGAAGGTTATTATGCCATCGGAATCAAAGTTCTATTAGGAGATTTTTATACGGATAAAGCCAGATTATTAGCCACTTTAATTAAAAATTACGCAGCAAATGAATTACGTTTTTCATTGCGTCAAAATATTGTAATACGTCACGTAAAAGAAGAGAATCTTCCTTTCTTTTATCAGGAATTAGCCAAATTGGACTTTGTTCATTTAGGATATAATTCTACAGGAGATATTACGGCATGTCCGGGTACTGATACTTGCAACTTGGGGATTGCAAGTAGTACCGGTATTGCAGAAGAATTGGAAAGAGTTTTAACTGCCGAATATCCTCAGTATTTAAACAACCGCGAAATCGAAATTAAAATTTCAGGTTGTATGAATGCCTGCGGACAACACAATATGTCTGCAATTGGGTTCCAAGGAATGTCAATCAATTCAGGAAAATTAGTTGCTCCGGCTTTACAGGTTTTATTAGGCGGAGGAAGATTAGGAAACGGATCAGGACGTTTTGCTGATAAAGTAATTAAAATTCCAAGCCGTAGAGGACCAGATGCATTACGTACCATCTTAAATGATTATGATGCCAATGCAAACGGAGAAAAATTCTTGAATTATTATGATGCAAAAGGAGAGAAATATTTCTATGAAATTCTAAAACCTTTCGCAGATGTTACCAATTTAACAGAAGCTGATTTTGTAGACTGGGGTAACGCAGACAACTATGTAAAAGCAGTTGGAGTTGGGGAATGTGCGGGAGTAGTGATCGATTTAGTAGCAACTTTATTGTTTGAAGCTAAAGAGAAATTGATTTTGGCTCAAGAATCTTTCGACGAGAAAAAATGGTCAGATGCTATTTATCATGCTTATGCAGGATTTGTAAATGGAGCAAAAGCTTTGTTATTGTCTGAAAACGAAAAAACAAATAATCACGCAGGAATTGTAGACTTGTTTGATACCGTTTTTATTGAAAAAAATAAAATAGAATTAAACTCAACTTTTAAAGATTTGGTTTACCAAATCAATAAAAATGAACCTTCTGAAGCTTTCGCTAAAGATTACATTGCCCAGGCAGTAGTTTTCTTTGATAAAATTGAAACTTTCAGAGCTCAAGAATTAGCAAATGCTTAA
- a CDS encoding GTP-binding protein, which produces MDVLKIATAGSVDDGKSTLIGRLLYDTKSLTTDKIEAIEKSSRQKGYDYLDFSLATDGLVAEREQGITIDVAHIYFSTAKKSYIIADTPGHVEYTRNMVTGASTSQVSIILIDARKGVIEQTYRHFFINNLLRVKEVIVAINKMDLVDYSEEVFNKIKADFQALNAKSTFKEQNVSYIPLSAINGGNVVDKSENMPWYDEQTVLEHLEGLHASDVFEAGKARFPVQTVIRPKTEEYHDFRGYAGKLYGNSIKVGDAVTVLPSLTESKVSKIHFFDKTFDEAVAGSSITIELENDINVTRGDMIVKSDELPKIEKDITTTVCWMDSKKLVSGTKYLIQHNTNRVLAKVESIKNTIATDYSGTTEASQLAINEIGEVSIKLSKPLYFDSYNENKSNGAFILIDTATNTTAGVGFIR; this is translated from the coding sequence ATGGACGTTTTAAAAATAGCAACAGCAGGAAGTGTAGATGACGGAAAAAGTACTTTGATCGGAAGATTATTGTACGATACAAAGTCATTGACAACTGATAAAATAGAAGCAATCGAAAAAAGCAGCAGACAAAAAGGATACGATTACCTTGATTTTTCTTTGGCAACTGATGGCTTGGTAGCAGAGAGAGAACAAGGAATCACAATTGATGTTGCGCATATTTATTTTTCGACTGCAAAGAAAAGTTACATTATTGCCGATACTCCAGGTCACGTAGAATATACAAGAAACATGGTTACAGGAGCGTCGACTTCTCAGGTTTCGATCATTTTAATTGATGCCAGAAAAGGTGTTATTGAGCAAACATACCGCCACTTTTTTATCAATAATTTATTAAGAGTAAAAGAGGTAATTGTTGCCATTAACAAAATGGATTTAGTTGATTATTCTGAAGAAGTTTTTAATAAAATCAAAGCTGATTTTCAGGCATTAAATGCAAAAAGTACTTTTAAGGAACAAAACGTAAGTTATATTCCCTTAAGCGCAATCAACGGTGGAAACGTGGTTGACAAATCAGAAAATATGCCTTGGTACGACGAACAAACTGTATTGGAACATTTAGAAGGATTACATGCTTCTGATGTTTTTGAAGCTGGAAAAGCGCGTTTTCCAGTTCAAACTGTTATTCGTCCAAAAACAGAAGAATACCACGATTTTAGAGGTTATGCCGGAAAATTATACGGAAACTCAATTAAAGTTGGCGATGCTGTAACGGTTCTTCCTTCTTTAACAGAATCAAAAGTATCTAAAATTCACTTTTTCGATAAAACATTCGATGAGGCCGTTGCAGGATCTTCGATTACAATCGAATTAGAAAATGATATCAATGTAACGAGAGGTGACATGATTGTAAAATCAGATGAGCTTCCAAAAATTGAAAAAGATATTACAACGACAGTTTGCTGGATGGATAGTAAAAAACTGGTTTCAGGAACAAAGTATTTAATACAGCATAATACGAATAGAGTTTTGGCAAAAGTAGAAAGTATTAAAAATACTATTGCAACTGATTACTCAGGAACGACTGAAGCTTCACAATTAGCAATCAACGAAATTGGAGAAGTAAGCATTAAATTAAGCAAACCGTTATATTTTGATTCTTATAATGAAAACAAATCAAACGGAGCTTTTATCTTAATTGATACAGCAACGAATACAACAGCAGGAGTAGGATTTATCAGGTAA
- the cobA gene encoding uroporphyrinogen-III C-methyltransferase, whose amino-acid sequence MLNIKPKITLVGAGPGDPDLLTLKAVKALAEANVVLYDALANEEILDYAPKNAIRIFVGKRIGNHAYTQDQINQLIVDNALTYGNVVRLKGGDPFIFGRGGEEVEFAESFGIETIVVPGISSVVAVPASQGISITKRGVSESFWAITGTTSDRKLSADVALAAQSSATVVILMGMHKLPQIIDLFQKENKGNLPVAIIQNGTTAEEKVGVGTVDSILEVVKQKELGSPAIIVLGEVVRESNKLKGFYEEFLSKEITR is encoded by the coding sequence ATGCTTAATATAAAACCAAAAATAACTTTAGTCGGTGCAGGTCCGGGCGATCCTGATCTACTTACGCTCAAAGCTGTAAAAGCATTGGCTGAAGCCAACGTGGTTTTATATGACGCTTTGGCCAATGAAGAAATTCTGGATTACGCACCTAAAAATGCTATCCGAATTTTTGTTGGAAAAAGAATCGGAAATCATGCCTATACGCAAGATCAAATCAATCAATTAATTGTTGATAATGCTTTGACATACGGAAACGTAGTTCGATTAAAAGGTGGAGATCCGTTTATTTTTGGAAGAGGTGGTGAAGAAGTGGAATTTGCAGAAAGTTTCGGAATTGAAACTATCGTAGTTCCTGGAATTTCATCTGTAGTGGCAGTTCCTGCAAGTCAGGGAATTTCAATTACAAAACGCGGCGTTTCAGAAAGCTTTTGGGCCATTACTGGAACAACTTCAGATAGAAAATTATCTGCAGATGTTGCTTTGGCAGCTCAATCTTCTGCAACAGTTGTAATCTTGATGGGAATGCACAAATTACCTCAAATTATCGATTTGTTTCAAAAAGAAAATAAAGGAAATTTACCAGTTGCAATCATCCAAAACGGAACAACAGCAGAAGAAAAAGTTGGCGTAGGAACAGTTGATTCGATTTTAGAAGTTGTAAAACAAAAAGAATTAGGTTCACCAGCAATTATTGTTCTTGGAGAAGTTGTCCGCGAAAGCAACAAATTAAAAGGATTTTACGAAGAATTTCTATCAAAAGAAATCACAAGATAA